In the genome of Vespa crabro chromosome 1, iyVesCrab1.2, whole genome shotgun sequence, the window aatataaaaaaagataaggaaaaataaaaataaaatccatAAAGGCAAatgtgataaaaaagaaacgagattatttgtagataataaattctattattattacattctatttgttataattacattctattgttaataattattaaatatatatatatatatatatatatatatatatatatatatatacaattttcccatgtttattattattcattattatttctttatttttattactattcgttatatttatttgtttctttctttctttctttttttttctttcttactttttctttattcatttctttatcttatttattctcAACGTATATAATTTTAGAAGGAACCAGGTAGAAGAAAGGAAACGTTTGATATGCGAGGCAGAGCGAGAAAGGCGGGAGGCTATCCTCCGAAAAAATCAAGAGAGGGAGGCACGCATCGaggcaaaaaagaagaatgaaagatcGCACATCGTTTTTGCGTTCGGCAGTTCGACACCGCGAATGTTGGAGCCAGCCGATACCGGTGGTTCGACTTTCTGGGGTACACGCAGAGCCACTTCGACGACCAACGTCATGATGTTTTCAGCGGCTCAGCCTTTGACCAGGAGATCCTCCGAGAGGGAACTCGATGGCAGCAAGAAAAGAGCTACTTCCGCCGGTGGACTCGACAGAAAGCCCGGTGAAGGTAAGCCACTATTTTTTGCGCacgcatttattttatatatatatttatatttatatatatatatatatatatatatatatatatacataaatatatatttacacatatattatataataatctatctttgtatacgtttttctacgttgtttacgaataaaaaatcgatattgtGCTCGACAATATACAGATTGTCCTCAATATCGTCCTAAGatcaaaatatacaaattaagTTAAacttatttcataatatcgatttattattattgtttaaaaggAATCGTCGTTGCCCTTCGAAAACGTCGTAATAAGATTTTAAGGATAATCTCATGTATTATCtcaaatgaataatttcttattgtaTACGTCGCGCGatgttgtttgttttttctttttttttctttttctttttcttttttttttttttttgtctgttTGCTTATATCGTTCTTACGAGAAAGCGAGTAAAAGCGTACTAGATCGTTTGTGATATCatttagaaagatagaaagtcAAAGTGATTTGATTAGAAGAGAAGTTCGTTGTACCCGTAGCATTGGCGACGCGTTCGCGGAATATAAGCGTGACGATAAACAAGAAATCTCTCTCGGATCGAAGCATTTAGTTTTGATAGtgaaataattactattatatatatatatatatatatatatatatatatatatatatatatatacatacatacacacatacgagctatttaatgttttattgCAAGAATGTTGTCTCTGTGCTCTTAGTTCTAGACAAGTGTTACTCGAATCGTCTTTAATCTGATAGATCCAGCGACTTATTTCTATGAATAAAATTgtcaattcttttctcttttttttttatttttttttttttgcgtgtGTCTAtaagtttcattaaaaattttactatcattatcgGTCGCTGGATCTTTCGAAAAACCACAAATGTCGCTTAGTTTGTCGTTGCTTCAATTACTCGTCGTCGTTCGCTTTGTAGAACTTTCTatcgtttccttttatttctattagaaATTCCACATACGATCCTGCATCGCGTTACGCATGTACTTACACGCACCAAACTATTTTATATGACACCaagttataataacgattcgttcgaatattatcatatatatcacgattcattaatcttatcatatttttttaatgatatttgaaatatatacagacattattagaaaaatttttgatgATTTAATCGACAACGAACGATATCACtatcaattataaatgtaaGAATCCGTTGGATGAATTCGATCATCTTATCGATCGCTTTTAATCGCATTGAACGCTTAGATTagaatattcttgttttttttttctttctttcttttatatcatttatataaaagattagaatatttttttttttttttatgaatgaacCTACATTATTGTATTAGCGGATTGGAAACAATATTGTACATGTATACtgatttcttaatttttccaaaattttttcttttttcccccttttactTACTTTGTAATCGTAATTAGAAAGtcagaagaaaagagataatataaaGAAGGTTATATTTAACGATTAGTTTTAAGTTGAAAGTTTTGAAGATAGTTTCTCACGATCACGATTTAGTTTCATGTAAatgtatgaatatacatagatatatagtaCAAGAGGTAATTCATAGAGAGAAGTTACCTCTCGTACGATGAATACCGTGTTCGTTCGCGTGAACCCTCGATAAAAGAACGATTAGTTCCGCGTTGTTTCAAAGATACCATTCGCGTTCCTTTCCTTCGTACAAGTATCGTATTCATCGAACACCGAGGttaaagattagaaaataataggaTGAAGCatgaagaaaaattcgatattAGATATCTCGGTATCCTACTTACATattcacgatatatatatataatacatgtagtatgaatatatatatatatatatatatatatatacatatacatatatacatacatacatacatacatatataactgtAGACATTTTTACGATACTCATTTTCAGGTTGTACGTATGCGTATTTTCATAATtagtcttttttgttttttacgtATAATAGATAATCACGGATATAGTGAAAAAATCGTTGGTATGAATTTAAAGAAGATATCTtcagatttttgtttttttttgttttcttttttcgctaTAAAGAAGCGCTCGGCAATTCAAATAACTGGGCCAGACTATAATACTTTTCTAAGCaaaaatagaaggaaggaaggaaggaaggtagggagaagaaaaaaaagtattgtgCACGGTTTACCGAGAGAGAACTAACTTGTTacgatctttatttttcctgcaAATACAACGATGCACCTGCGAGCAAGTGCAATTgcactttttctttcgcacAACTCGGAcgtattatattcgttatatcAGCTAAATTCTCTCCTTTCCGTTGTTTtgcgttatattatatagaaaaaaaaaacaaaaaaaaaaaacaaaaaaaaacagacgaaaagaaaaaatagaaacaaaataaatccaTGAATTCgcgagaagaagatgatgtcGCAATAAACGAATTAACGTAAAcgaataatgtaaaatattatttattttttatatgccAATTTAAAAGAGCTCTTATAGTTTGATTAAGTTAGTTAAAATAAccattttataatgtttagtTTCCTCCAAAATTTGTTTGTTATACATGCCTAAACTAAGAGATTCCTAGGTCAAAGTTtagacgtacatacatatatatatatatatatatatatatatatatatataatatatatatatattatatatatatatatatatatatataagcatcaTAACGCGGGACGGGTCTGACTTAGTAATTGTTCCGTGAACGTTTTCACAGCCCAGGGACGTACTAGCATTTTAAAGAGATTTATGTTAACGGATAACCGTCGACGGGACTTTAACAGACAGAAAGAGTATAATTTATGATAGCAAAAGCTTTAGCAATCTATCTCCTTTGCTAACTGCCGTATCTATACACTTATCGTCTTCATTGGTGATGGTTCTTACGATCTGACCGACGTATTAAACGTAATACatcatttctatatataacaaattcaatatataaatagatatatgtataacgtTTAAAAATCTCACTGTATATCTAATCCGAGCTATGTTATGTTATCAACAAATGTCactataagtaaatattttacttttctcgcTACTACTGTTACAACTATTGCTATACTGCTATTACTGTtacactactattattaccctAATACTATATTCTATTATCACTCTATTACTGCTAcaactactactgctactactactactgctactactactactactattactactactactactactactactactactactactactactactactaccactattactactactactactactattagcATTCTTCGCGAGGGTCGTTCGAAGTAAAGCTAATGTTCCAGAGTTGGATGGTTTGTTTGCAGATATGAGAATGTCCTCGTCCATGTACGAGGTGTTCAATTGGAATTCTAGCCCCGATCCTCCCTTAACCCCTGGCAAACATAAGAGAGCCAGCCTCTCTCTGCCTCCTACTACAGACATCTTTGCCATCGATGATAAGTCTGATAGCGATACTAGGCGTCCGATGATTCAGCGGGCTGTCAGTGGTGAGTCCCGAAGCCGGAAGTCTGCGACACGGgaatactctctttctctttcttttacgctctctatctctttatttaactatctatctatctttatttctatctctttctgttgTGTCGCTAATTGATTTGTCGGTCATTGTCTGTTCACCTATTAACACTCGCTCGTTCAATTGTCTCCCGCAGTTATTGTTCGTAcaaatacgtacgtacactCCCAGCatgttcgttttattattacctgCAAACATCACACAGTACACAgaacacacgcgcgcgcgcgcgcgcacacacacagagaacACAggcacatacatgcatacaatGTATACGCTAttgtgttttatttatttattttttatttcttatttatttatttctttttccctattatttatacatggAATGAGAAtgcatattctttttaatcaatgTAGTATCAtagaattatacatatacacacatacaaaacCATCGAATACTCACAAACGATAGTGATACTGTTCGATGAAGAAGATGTAAATAGGCGTTgagtagaaaatatataagcccgaagaaaatgagaggagtaatcaaattaaatatttcgatcatctgttctccttatttttcatttgcacATTATATCatcacaacaacaacaacaacaacaacagcaacaacaacaacaacgatgacgacgacgacgacgatcgcaatatatttttatttttagaaaactTTTGATTTATCACTATAAGTTAAATAGTTAGATCagatattatattcgtttagAAATCGTCTCCATGTTGCTAACTACGTTCGTAGATAGCAAATTCCGTCGTCGGTGGGATTGATCGTTCGCTTTGGTATTGCTTGCTGCTTTCCTCTCTTTGCCTTGCACGCATGGCTTTCGATTGCACCACGGACAACGGCTGAcgttagaataataaaatcgctTGGACGGAGAGTCGCGCTAGCGAAGTATCGATTAATGTGTGGGACGTACGCCGCGCGCtagccgacgacgacgacgacgacgacgatgactacgacaacgatgacTATGTGGCGACGACTAcatcgacaacgacgacgacgacgacgacggagaCTTTCTTTTGTACGTGTGTGAACACAACACGTAGTAGTCGCTTATATTGCCTGTCGCGAGAAGGATATCGCGCGAGCgttggagagagaaaaaggccGAAGAATCGTGGCATGATAAGAAGTTGTATATCTGTGTGAGTGCAAGAAGCACTGTGTCGTGTTTCtgtataatttttcctttctttttttttttcctttttttttttgtattcctttgtaaatatttttttttccttcttttttcttctttttttcttcttttttttgtcaatttaCCTTCGTATATCGCACGGACGAaggaatgacaaaaaaaagaacaaaaacacgaaaaagaagaagaaaaacgaaagaaaaaaagagaaggaaaagaaagaaaggaaggaatttaaaaaataagactgtgtgtgtgtgtgtgtgtgtgtatcgtcGTATTCAGGGTGTGTTGTCGTCGTTACAACAGACCTTGAAGAGAAGGAATCAATCGataatcctctctctctcttctctctctctctctctctctctctctctctctctctctctctctttctttctctctctcctccttggATTTTACTTATTCCTGAAGGGCGATGCGGCGATTGCCGGATTTGAAATCTTAATTAGATGTTAAATTACTCATCGACGTATTTTCAGGTGAGGATAGCGACGGAACCCCAGGAACACCCAGTTCGGTTTATCTTCGAGTGAACAGGAGACGTACAGACCTGATGCCGACGATACCGTCCCCCCGTGATGGACCACCGACGTCCGGACGTAGCTCATCGGCCAAGGCCTTCGCACGTTCTCCAGGTAGGACTTACTCGATGTCGAGACTGGACCAGCTATCTCAGCCTAGGAAACGTCCGACAGAGCTTAGTACATTGACGGAACAGCAAAGTCAGCCTCTCAGTGGTTCTAGCATGAGTCGCAGCATGTCGCATTTGGCTGCTGCCTCAGGAAGCAAGAGCCTTAAGCGCTCGGATAATTCTCGTAGCATGGGTACATTGCCGGGTGCAGTTCCGATGCCGAGACCTACCAGGGCTGAAAGATTGCGTCGAAAGGCTCGTGAGCTTCACAGTCAACAGCAGCAAGGTAATCACGTCCACGTGCACTCAACTCCCGAATTCTATTgtcgatttaataatttattaattacaattatatcgaCGACATTTTTTACGCGAAAAgacatctctttttctctcttttccctctctctctctctctctctctctctctctctctctctctctctttctctctccctcttttcttttatctttcctttttttttgttttatcttccttttttatttctttcttcctttttccatcccccccctctccttatagaaaatttcatgATCGGGAGTTGAGTGCGCGCTTGCATGTATGAAATATGGAGCCGTTGTAAATCAATGAACAATGATCGAACGATTGCCCTGCATTCTCCTCTATTATGCTgtttcttgctctctctctctctctctctcccctttctctttctctttttctctttgtctatctatctatttatctaatgATCTTAACTTTGACACGCTCTAATAGACGTCTTTATTTAATTGCTACATAAACTTACTACTTTTCTGTCATTTATTAAATGGATCTagttaatgtaaaaaaaaaaaaaaaaaaaataataataataataataagaagcaCGCAATAACACAATGCTTGTGCACCATTTGTTCGAATATTGATTGACATAGCGCTCCTATCAAGGCACCAAAGTTCTCTCGTCAGCTTTTTCAATATCAACGTGGTGAAGGTACGCTCTAATTCACATTTGGTAAGCTAAAaacatcttttatatttcaaatactaAATCTATCTAAGCTCtgtctcttctttctatctatttctatctcagAATGTTCCATTCTGcgagttattatatatatatatatatatatatatgtatgtatgtatgtatgtatgtatgtatgtgtgtgtgtgtgtgtgtgtgtgtgtgtgtgtgtgtgtgtgtgtgtgtgtggatgtgtgttagaaaataatcgatcaaCACTTGATACGGTTCTGGGGTAAGTGCTGACACCTCCACTTCGTGGCCAGATCCTTTATTTCAAATGTTTACTCCCTCTCAAGTGGCATGATATCTCATGACGTCGTGTCATCGACCACATTAAAGTATTATCACATTCATGAttgttagaataaaaattctaaagtATCACACGAATTTATAACATTGTTGAGTCCAAACAATTCTGATAGatttaaaatgattgaaagtgaaactaaaataaatttaaattgaaacatTCGTTGTTTTATATCTATTGGGCCTTGACACGTTCGTCATTACTTAGAAAGTTTGACGCTaacttatacatatgtatatatatatatgtgtgtgtgtgtgtgtgtgtgtgtgtgtatgtgtgtgtgtgtttgtatatgtgtgtatatatatttgtatttagtGTGCAATATCCgacgttattctttttatttgattatctTTTACGTTATTtgctttctaatttttctaatcatttaatttgttttccccttatatcattatactttCACTTTGTTTTTGCGAtaaattatgaagaaaaaaaaaaaatgtaatcgaaTATCAGAGCTTATTTTGCtaataatcgatttaaaattaacaGACATAAAATCGAGGAACATGATAAGACATAAATAAAACAACGATACAAAAGTTTGTAAGTAACACAAATAATTTTCGACTATATTTCTTTGCCAgttcaattgaattttttaattcttcttctcctaAGCACATAACTGCTTAGATTTTGGTGAAGGGGCTTGGCACTTGAAATTTTCTCCTTAacgtttcttattttcaatcttttatTCCTCGtgcttatgaaaaaaaaaataaaataataaataaataaaataagcgaCAGTCGACGTATACAATGAgaaaagtgtaaaaaaaagaaaaggataatgaaataaaaacaaaagcgGTCGTCTCGTTTGTAAAAACTTTTTACAGATCGTTTaacttacttttattaaatgatcGTTCGTGGTTTTAACCGTCGTACTTTAAAAACCAGGCCATggtatcttaaaaaaaaaaaaaaaaaaaaaaaacttgtctCCTCACGATATCTCTAGCAAGAAAACTTTTCGATACAGATTGTAAagcaaatatttaaaaagatcgatagtggcctgtttttttctctttttctccccttttttttggAGATAAAAGGTTAAAAACCGTAAGGATAAAAACTCGTATAAAATACTGATTTATGTATAAGatgataaatgtatatatccgattatacaaagaaaaatgatcgttTGATTTTCGAAACCGAAcaatttacttttttgttaaataaacaaatttacaGTTTTGGCCGATTGTACgttcgaaagaattttttttttcttttttttttattatttctttttttttgacgtcTTTCAAAACTCgtgaaattttgtaaattaaatgCAAGTAATTGCGATGAAACAAAATcgtcttacatatatattcttcgtatttttaatcattcatCGAAATAATTCACATAACTTCACAAAGTAAAGTATTCTcgacgtgttttttttttgaaaaaatattctttattttacttgtttaatttcgtttaatactttgtttaattcaaaataataaaaataataataataattattattattatataattataataattataattataataacaataacaataatataataataataataataataataataataataataataataataataataatatcattatattgtgtaataataataatattatattatcattattattatcattattatataacaacaatgagaacaataataataatacaagaaaATACGATCAATTTTCTAATTCTCACTATACACAAATCGAAGATCTTTATCGCGTAATGATACGTTAGTCAGAGATGTTGATGTTGGGTGGGTACGCGTAGGTATCCGCAGCGGGGAGGTGACGCCGAACAGCCCATCACGACCGCACAGCTCCATGAGCCAGCAAAGTGCCAGCAGCGTGGGTAGCAGTAACGTCAATCTGCGTCCTCGTACGGCTGCTCCGCGTCGACCGCGACCTGCTTCTATCGCCGGTACCGGCGTTTCGGTCACAGAGCGACACAGTGAGCAcaaatttttacttattttttcattaatcgaGTCTTCTCGCTCGCccctaatttaaaaaaaaaagaaagaaaaaaaagatggcaAGAACTTcgtcaaaagaagaaaattagaatttactttcgaaataatacataaaaaaaaaagaaaggtcaAAAGAGACACGGAAaggtatcctttttttttcttttcttttcttttcttttcttttcttttcttttcttttctttcttcctttctctctctctctctctctctctctctctctctctctctctctctctctctctctctctctctctctctctctctctcccttttttttcgagGAAATTGGAAACACTTTTTTACTTATAGAATTTCTATGCGAGCGAGACGACACAGAGAATAAAAAGTGTTCTTTTTGCGAACTTTCTtattcacacatacacacgcatacacatagaAACTGAAAGTTCGATAGTCTGAATAAATAGGGAATCATTgcgtgcgtatgtatgtaccatCGCCGATCGCACCCTGATAACACGTCAAGCGTTTCGTTtaaaccttttttttccccttttttttttctttttctttcaattctttttttcttgttcttttttatatctgtttattttttcttttccttacaattttattatttttcatatatgcGTTTTTCGTTCAAATTCGcttcatatttaattttttaaaattattttcagattGCACATGTAAATACTATGTTATCTGTACGAtactctacctctctctctctctctctctctctctctctctctctctctctctctctctctctctctctctctctctctctttggtgtttttaaacaaataatataaaataaaatattaatatcgtaattctTTTCTTAGATTTCTCAGGTGACGCAAAATTAACAAAGGATTCAAAGCCACCACTGCCAAAGGTCCATAGTACTCCAAAGAAACCCTCTACGCCTAAAGCAAGCGAGATAAAGAAACCAacggaaaaattaataaagaatgcAAAGGCATCGCCACGAATAACTCCAAAGGCAACGCCTTTGCAGAGTCCAGGTGTCGAGCATTCGCCTCTGATACGCGAAGCCACTGAAATAATCGGacatgataatgataataaaaatggtaaaTCGGAAGAAAGGaacgaggaaaagaaggatCACGGTTCAGAGAAAGCAcaggtaaagaaagaaaaaatacaaaaacaaattttacgaATCTCTTGAATGTCGAAGTTTTAATTCCTACAAAGAGTAagataatctctctctctctctctctctctctctctctctctctctctctctctctctctctctctctcttttgttacatgttaatcttattatattttatttctatggaTTTATTTCAGGACGTAGTAGAGACGGAATTAGTTgataacgaagagaaaaacgagtttaaaaatgatattaaaaatgaagttAAGAATGATGGTCCGATAGTCGAACAACCGGTACCAGTAGCCGCTATCAAACAAGCCAAGGATGATAGTAATTTCATGCAGGAAACGTTATCCTCACAAGAATCCTCCTTGAAGAaagacgataacaataaagtagagaaggtagaaaagaaattggcGATGGAACAGGAAGGAGATACCGAAGTCGATAACGAAGAACAGATCGACATGTCTGGTAGGTTTTAAACCTTTGCTCCGATCGTTAAAACTCGTtcggatatttttttatcaattagtAAAGATAAATCATATTTTCGAACTCGCTCTATCTGATTTATCTATCTGATCTATCTCATTTTAGCTTCGATGATCGCAAAAATAAGAATCACTACGGAAGAGGAGGCCAAAGCCGCCTTGGCGGAACGCAGAAGATTAGCTCGAGAACAAGCGGAAAGGGAGGCCGAACTCGAGCGTTTACGATTGGTACGtgtgatatattttaaaacttttcttatAGAACATTTATACAAAGCGTCATTGACCTTGTccttgataaataataataataataataataataataataataataataataataataataataataatgattattattattattttttttttttcttctttttttatgtcctttttctttgtctattTTAGGAAGAGGAAGC includes:
- the LOC124432821 gene encoding inner centromere protein-like isoform X11, with protein sequence MGLRCLLVRIADDVRSEIRVSGLERSLVEDEEEGYSSTVVGRELKREVEVEVGSSRDCERLGRMLTARSGPLGVPRSLGPLEGSDHLFLLPERALIMDSSRLRQDLAGLDFNLRFNILQTAPRGNVWLSGAASEEINQRTSSAHNRHSLTKARDSTGSAKDVDRARLVRERQNEERQRKLEELRQHALAAQRFREQREEERRRRIDELRSRDNDRRNQVEERKRLICEAERERREAILRKNQEREARIEAKKKNERSHIVFAFGSSTPRMLEPADTGGSTFWGTRRATSTTNVMMFSAAQPLTRRSSERELDGSKKRATSAGGLDRKPGEDMRMSSSMYEVFNWNSSPDPPLTPGKHKRASLSLPPTTDIFAIDDKSDSDTRRPMIQRAVSGEDSDGTPGTPSSVYLRVNRRRTDLMPTIPSPRDGPPTSGRSSSAKAFARSPGRTYSMSRLDQLSQPRKRPTELSTLTEQQSQPLSGSSMSRSMSHLAAASGSKSLKRSDNSRSMGTLPGAVPMPRPTRAERLRRKARELHSQQQQGIRSGEVTPNSPSRPHSSMSQQSASSVGSSNVNLRPRTAAPRRPRPASIAGTGVSVTERHNFSGDAKLTKDSKPPLPKVHSTPKKPSTPKASEIKKPTEKLIKNAKASPRITPKATPLQSPGVEHSPLIREATEIIGHDNDNKNGKSEERNEEKKDHGSEKAQDVVETELVDNEEKNEFKNDIKNEVKNDGPIVEQPVPVAAIKQAKDDSNFMQETLSSQESSLKKDDNNKVEKVEKKLAMEQEGDTEVDNEEQIDMSASMIAKIRITTEEEAKAALAERRRLAREQAEREAELERLRLEEEARLEAEKLRAEEEEQRRLEEETLRLANEARQAEEQRLKLAIEEAKRREEEDRRRREEEARQKQEKEEAEKKAREEVERQRIEMAERLKKEEEERIARRKRVEAIMLRTRGKNQSNTPTKGEGGDGDKLKEDSPSDENKSAPGSKNEDVMTASLISEATQQFISSEQRAHHVENVTAPTIVHNGTHSNGINENKIVLDNNQGNVEGGLNGHHTNHGNEINSQSITLDNATVKQNNVTNSLLDLSEFDTLSNNSSGPTLELTLNMAKEDTLNSNLNPAAIPFTPMANTFTSAGANANINPFQDAYVNNKQQESNQMSDLLS
- the LOC124432821 gene encoding inner centromere protein-like isoform X19; translated protein: MGGGVRMNREIPSSTLATLRGILVSSLSRENLGPNDFSSVHENIRIRSPRKVHFREAGAASEEINQRTSSAHNRHSLTKARDSTGSAKDVDRARLVRERQNEERQRKLEELRQHALAAQRFREQREEERRRRIDELRSRDNDRRNQVEERKRLICEAERERREAILRKNQEREARIEAKKKNERSHIVFAFGSSTPRMLEPADTGGSTFWGTRRATSTTNVMMFSAAQPLTRRSSERELDGSKKRATSAGGLDRKPGEDMRMSSSMYEVFNWNSSPDPPLTPGKHKRASLSLPPTTDIFAIDDKSDSDTRRPMIQRAVSGEDSDGTPGTPSSVYLRVNRRRTDLMPTIPSPRDGPPTSGRSSSAKAFARSPGRTYSMSRLDQLSQPRKRPTELSTLTEQQSQPLSGSSMSRSMSHLAAASGSKSLKRSDNSRSMGTLPGAVPMPRPTRAERLRRKARELHSQQQQGIRSGEVTPNSPSRPHSSMSQQSASSVGSSNVNLRPRTAAPRRPRPASIAGTGVSVTERHNFSGDAKLTKDSKPPLPKVHSTPKKPSTPKASEIKKPTEKLIKNAKASPRITPKATPLQSPGVEHSPLIREATEIIGHDNDNKNGKSEERNEEKKDHGSEKAQDVVETELVDNEEKNEFKNDIKNEVKNDGPIVEQPVPVAAIKQAKDDSNFMQETLSSQESSLKKDDNNKVEKVEKKLAMEQEGDTEVDNEEQIDMSASMIAKIRITTEEEAKAALAERRRLAREQAEREAELERLRLEEEARLEAEKLRAEEEEQRRLEEETLRLANEARQAEEQRLKLAIEEAKRREEEDRRRREEEARQKQEKEEAEKKAREEVERQRIEMAERLKKEEEERIARRKRVEAIMLRTRGKNQSNTPTKGEGGDGDKLKEDSPSDENKSAPGSKNEDVMTASLISEATQQFISSEQRAHHVENVTAPTIVHNGTHSNGINENKIVLDNNQGNVEGGLNGHHTNHGNEINSQSITLDNATVKQNNVTNSLLDLSEFDTLSNNSSGPTLELTLNMAKEDTLNSNLNPAAIPFTPMANTFTSAGANANINPFQDAYVNNKQQESNQMSDLLS
- the LOC124432821 gene encoding ensconsin-like isoform X3, coding for MFSELCRETLRKAAVCYSSGRAGSPSPSPPTSPPASPAKEAKTSANTDLGNVRGTGCECRESSATGRRHTTQPVELRDFREKRPAMPTDFNKRLPGLEARDAGRRQLEECRFTGGGGSGGGGGGGSGGWDGGGVGGGGEIGEYGRPGSRLGRQSGLSSPEPESEFDTSEDNSSTSGDEAGAASEEINQRTSSAHNRHSLTKARDSTGSAKDVDRARLVRERQNEERQRKLEELRQHALAAQRFREQREEERRRRIDELRSRDNDRRNQVEERKRLICEAERERREAILRKNQEREARIEAKKKNERSHIVFAFGSSTPRMLEPADTGGSTFWGTRRATSTTNVMMFSAAQPLTRRSSERELDGSKKRATSAGGLDRKPGEDMRMSSSMYEVFNWNSSPDPPLTPGKHKRASLSLPPTTDIFAIDDKSDSDTRRPMIQRAVSGEDSDGTPGTPSSVYLRVNRRRTDLMPTIPSPRDGPPTSGRSSSAKAFARSPGRTYSMSRLDQLSQPRKRPTELSTLTEQQSQPLSGSSMSRSMSHLAAASGSKSLKRSDNSRSMGTLPGAVPMPRPTRAERLRRKARELHSQQQQGIRSGEVTPNSPSRPHSSMSQQSASSVGSSNVNLRPRTAAPRRPRPASIAGTGVSVTERHNFSGDAKLTKDSKPPLPKVHSTPKKPSTPKASEIKKPTEKLIKNAKASPRITPKATPLQSPGVEHSPLIREATEIIGHDNDNKNGKSEERNEEKKDHGSEKAQDVVETELVDNEEKNEFKNDIKNEVKNDGPIVEQPVPVAAIKQAKDDSNFMQETLSSQESSLKKDDNNKVEKVEKKLAMEQEGDTEVDNEEQIDMSASMIAKIRITTEEEAKAALAERRRLAREQAEREAELERLRLEEEARLEAEKLRAEEEEQRRLEEETLRLANEARQAEEQRLKLAIEEAKRREEEDRRRREEEARQKQEKEEAEKKAREEVERQRIEMAERLKKEEEERIARRKRVEAIMLRTRGKNQSNTPTKGEGGDGDKLKEDSPSDENKSAPGSKNEDVMTASLISEATQQFISSEQRAHHVENVTAPTIVHNGTHSNGINENKIVLDNNQGNVEGGLNGHHTNHGNEINSQSITLDNATVKQNNVTNSLLDLSEFDTLSNNSSGPTLELTLNMAKEDTLNSNLNPAAIPFTPMANTFTSAGANANINPFQDAYVNNKQQESNQMSDLLS